In Kryptolebias marmoratus isolate JLee-2015 linkage group LG4, ASM164957v2, whole genome shotgun sequence, the following proteins share a genomic window:
- the LOC108231540 gene encoding zinc finger E-box-binding homeobox 2 isoform X1, producing the protein MMAEESRGKRRKQANPRRNRVDAEVVSLLGSEEEDEVGLWSFEPQDCQESLDKTSLTPSEATEEPGSPAHSTRPHSLSPGSRTCWGPVGSEAKAEEDATYLSTDRDGEQEPLRMYCKKSDSQNALEDLAHYKFVDTLRKNSPSVHLLDHLNHNGTSAVYGPSSRHDELPAAIWSPGAQHCSPEDADAVRSQQQACPFCHRMYERGASLRDHVRYCQEREGGPLLCPLCGYTAPLRSQMERHLALHNQMQDKSGITLDPGMEARKFKCLECGKAFKYKHHLKEHLRIHSGEKPYECSNCKKRFSHSGSYSSHLSSKKCLNGGGHVGGGMGSAGGVFNGHGQNSFHHLFPTSPSAGGGRSSNDKGAVFPSQSQDLIRSFGQIPADSHQLSMQDVNQNTTSFPSTSDLAKLWDCSPELSLKASILKGTALMPYLHPGTKIEQMLQEMLHRDGKMNEEMDRAGVEERREVNNEGIAERKVSPDRRRETVRSSEADQDLLKLTCRWCSQLFPNVAVLLQHKYSLCKVNREAVEVSEGFRRKDPSSPPLFYSRSALQPENTKLSEVTNGFSPLPKLSWHSAPQQLLVAMQSPSPHQDALHSRMYLSSQEKGSPSQLMHHSPEMPSPRGRRRVSSSGLSSPARLNVSNCSPEISLQQKEPGSPWSAQNEPLDLSMPKQLSKQTERSKVPNGISGRENKRDLRIQQLGRPSPTSHLPLHQYPVFSGTGAPVFPGSVYNGFPIFSQSGIGLSVHDGMLPASFSQTAKSPGFLPPVAYMMDTDAEAMLKKIYQERQNLMGEALKRSALDYLSFADDGFESEGGPGRKRLKKTDEGLYACDICEKTFQKSSSLLRHKYEHTGKRPHECKICNKAFKHKHHLIEHSRLHSGEKPYQCDKCGKRFSHSGSYSQHMNHRYAYCSKDQDLDQDQEEMPLTPLVGSLAEDKPLSVEDAQTAHSFLSDSSLDGALDALKEGEEEEERVGKTHRSLLEAADELGSSFIQESPTGEEQNERNDCEVGSRIKTESHIWDRDAEDQNEDLNKCELNLDITGLPRIKT; encoded by the exons ATGATGGCAGAAGAAAGCCGGGGCAAGCGGAGGAAGCAAGCCAACCCGAGGAGGAACCGAG TGGACGCTGAGGTGGTGAGCTTGCTGGGatctgaggaagaggatgaggTGGGCTTGTGGAGCTTTGAGCCCCAGGACTGCCAGGAGAGCCTGGACAAGACGAGCCTGACGCCCAGCGAGGCGACGGAGGAGCCCGGCAGCCCTGCCCACTCCACGCGGCCCCACAGCCTCAGCCCcggcagcagaacctgctgggGCCCGGTGGGGTCAGAGGCCAAGGCTGAGGAGGACGCCACCTACTTGTCCACCGACAGGGACGGGGAGCAGGAACCTCTGAGGATGTACT GTAAGAAATCAGACTCCCAGAATGCTTTGGAAGATCTAGCCCACTACAAATTTGTGGACACTCTGAGGAAGAACTCCCCCTCGGTTCATCTCTTGGACCACCTGAACCATAACGGCACGTCGGCTGTGTACGGTCCGAGCAGCCGGCACGATGAGCTGCCTGCTGCTATCTGGTCACCAGGAGCTCAGCACTGCTCACCGGAGGACGCAG ATGCAGTCAGGAGCCAGCAGCAGGCCTGTCCGTTTTGCCACCGAATGTACGAACGAGGGGCTTCTTTGAGGGACCATGTCCGATACTGTCAGGAGCGGGAGGGGGGGCCCTTGCTCTGTCCTCTTTGTGGATACACTGCCCCCCTCAGGTCACAGATGGAGCGGCACCTAGCACTTCACAACCAAATGCAGGACAAG AGTGGCATCACTTTGGACCCTGGAATGGAGGCCAGGAAGTTCAAATGTCTGGAGTGTGGGAAAGCATTCAAGTACAAACACCACCTCAAAGAGCATCTTCGTATCCACAGTG GTGAGAAGCCCTACGAGTGCTCCAACTGCAAGAAACGTTTCTCTCACTCCGGCTCCTACAGCTCTCATTTAAGCAGTAAAAAGTGCCTGAACGGTGGAGGACATGTCGGGGGAGGCATGGGAAGTGCCGGCGGAGTGTTTAATGGACATGGACAAAACTCCTTCCACCACTTATTCCCTACGTCTCCCTCTGCTGGCGGAGGTAGATCCAGTAATGACAAGGGTGCAGTGTTTCCTTCTCAAAGCCAGGATCTTATCAGGTCTTTCGGTCAGATACCAGCAGATTCTCACCAGCTGTCAATGCAAGATGTCAACCAGAACACCACAAGCTTTCCCAGCACATCAGACCTGGCCAAACTGTGGGACTGTTCGCCAGAGCTCTCTCTGAAGGCCAGCATCCTGAAAGGGACAGCTCTGATGCCTTACCTCCACCCTGGGACCAAAATTGAGCAAATGCTtcaggagatgcttcacagggATGGAAAGATGAATGAAGAGATGGATAGGGCTGGTGTAGAGGAAAGAAGGGAGGTCAACAATGAAGGGATAGCTGAGAGGAAGGTGTCCCCTgacagaagaagagaaacagTGAGATCAAGTGAAGCGGATCAAGATCTTCTCAAGTTGACGTGCCGCTGGTGCTCACAGCTCTTTCCGAATGTTGCAGTGCTTCTGCAGCATAAATATAGTCTCTGTAAGGTCAACCGAGAAGCAGTTGAAGTGTCTGAGGGTTTTCGAAGGAAAGACCCGTCCTCGCCACCTTTATTCTATTCCAGATCTGCTCTCCAACCGGAAAACACCAAATTAAGTGAAGTAACCAATGGGTTCTCACCGTTACCAAAGCTCAGCTGGCACTCTGCACCACAACAACTTTTAGTTGCAATGCAGTCTCCTTCACCCCACCAAGATGCACTGCATTCACGTATGTACTTGTCCAGCCAGGAAAAGGGCAGCCCCAGTCAACTGATGCACCATTCCCCAGAAATGCCATCACCTCGGGGCAGAAGAAGAGTTTCCTCCTCGGGGTTGAGTTCACCTGCCCGTCTCAACGTCTCCAACTGCTCACCTGAAATCTCCTTGCAACAGAAAGAACCTGGGAGTCCCTGGTCTGCGCAGAATGAGCCGCTGGATCTTTCTATGCCCAAGCAGCTCTCAAAGCAAACGGAGAGAAGCAAAGTTCCCAATGGGATCTcagggagagaaaacaaaagagaccTCAGGATCCAGCAGCTTGGTAGACCAAGTCCAACATCACACCTTCCCCTGCACCAGTACCCAGTGTTCAGCGGGACTGGAGCGCCAGTGTTTCCAGGCTCTGTGTACAACGGGTTTCCCATCTTCAGCCAGTCTGGCATCGGGCTTTCAGTTCATGATGGGATGTTACCAGCTTCGTTCAGCCAGACAGCTAAAAGCCCCGGGTTTCTGCCTCCTGTGGCTTACATGATGGACACAGATGCAGAGGCCATGTTGAAAAAGATCTACCAGGAAAGACAAAATCTTATG GGTGAGGCTTTAAAACGTAGTGCTCTGGACTACCTCTCATTTGCTGATGATGGATTTGAGAGTGAAGGAGGGCCGGGAAGAAAGAGGCTGAAGAAAACAGACGAGGGTCTTTATGCCTGTGACATCTGTGAAAAAACCTTCCAGAAGAGCAGCTCATTGCTCCGACATAAATACGAGCACACAG GCAAGCGTCCTCATGAGTGCAAGATCTGCAACAAGGCTTTTAAGCACAAGCACCATCTGATCGAACACAGCCGACTGCACTCCGGAGAGAAACCCTACCAATGTGACAAGTGCGGCAAACGCTTCTCCCACTCGGGCTCTTACTCCCAGCACATGAACCACCGCTACGCATACTGCAGCAAAGACCAGGATCTTGACCAAGACCAGGAAGAGATGCCTCTCACCCCTCTGGTGGGCAGCCTGGCTGAAGACAAACCTCTGTCGGTGGAGGACGCTCAGACTGCCCACTCCTTCCTCAGCGACTCCAGTTTGGATGGAGCTCTGGATGCTCTCAAagaaggtgaggaagaggaagaacgAGTCGGTAAAACACACAGGAGTTTATTGGAAGCAGCAGATGAGCTGGGAAGTAGTTTCATCCAGGAATCCCCCACAGGAGAGGAGCAAAATGAGCGAAACGATTGTGAAGTAGGAAGCCGTATTAAAACTGAGAGCCACATCTGGGACAGAGACGCTGAGGACCAGAATGAAGACTTGAACAAATGTGAACTGAACCTGGATATAACAGGGTTACcaagaataaaaacttaa
- the LOC108231540 gene encoding zinc finger E-box-binding homeobox 2 isoform X2 yields the protein MQLKVDAEVVSLLGSEEEDEVGLWSFEPQDCQESLDKTSLTPSEATEEPGSPAHSTRPHSLSPGSRTCWGPVGSEAKAEEDATYLSTDRDGEQEPLRMYCKKSDSQNALEDLAHYKFVDTLRKNSPSVHLLDHLNHNGTSAVYGPSSRHDELPAAIWSPGAQHCSPEDADAVRSQQQACPFCHRMYERGASLRDHVRYCQEREGGPLLCPLCGYTAPLRSQMERHLALHNQMQDKSGITLDPGMEARKFKCLECGKAFKYKHHLKEHLRIHSGEKPYECSNCKKRFSHSGSYSSHLSSKKCLNGGGHVGGGMGSAGGVFNGHGQNSFHHLFPTSPSAGGGRSSNDKGAVFPSQSQDLIRSFGQIPADSHQLSMQDVNQNTTSFPSTSDLAKLWDCSPELSLKASILKGTALMPYLHPGTKIEQMLQEMLHRDGKMNEEMDRAGVEERREVNNEGIAERKVSPDRRRETVRSSEADQDLLKLTCRWCSQLFPNVAVLLQHKYSLCKVNREAVEVSEGFRRKDPSSPPLFYSRSALQPENTKLSEVTNGFSPLPKLSWHSAPQQLLVAMQSPSPHQDALHSRMYLSSQEKGSPSQLMHHSPEMPSPRGRRRVSSSGLSSPARLNVSNCSPEISLQQKEPGSPWSAQNEPLDLSMPKQLSKQTERSKVPNGISGRENKRDLRIQQLGRPSPTSHLPLHQYPVFSGTGAPVFPGSVYNGFPIFSQSGIGLSVHDGMLPASFSQTAKSPGFLPPVAYMMDTDAEAMLKKIYQERQNLMGEALKRSALDYLSFADDGFESEGGPGRKRLKKTDEGLYACDICEKTFQKSSSLLRHKYEHTGKRPHECKICNKAFKHKHHLIEHSRLHSGEKPYQCDKCGKRFSHSGSYSQHMNHRYAYCSKDQDLDQDQEEMPLTPLVGSLAEDKPLSVEDAQTAHSFLSDSSLDGALDALKEGEEEEERVGKTHRSLLEAADELGSSFIQESPTGEEQNERNDCEVGSRIKTESHIWDRDAEDQNEDLNKCELNLDITGLPRIKT from the exons ATGCAGCTGAAAG TGGACGCTGAGGTGGTGAGCTTGCTGGGatctgaggaagaggatgaggTGGGCTTGTGGAGCTTTGAGCCCCAGGACTGCCAGGAGAGCCTGGACAAGACGAGCCTGACGCCCAGCGAGGCGACGGAGGAGCCCGGCAGCCCTGCCCACTCCACGCGGCCCCACAGCCTCAGCCCcggcagcagaacctgctgggGCCCGGTGGGGTCAGAGGCCAAGGCTGAGGAGGACGCCACCTACTTGTCCACCGACAGGGACGGGGAGCAGGAACCTCTGAGGATGTACT GTAAGAAATCAGACTCCCAGAATGCTTTGGAAGATCTAGCCCACTACAAATTTGTGGACACTCTGAGGAAGAACTCCCCCTCGGTTCATCTCTTGGACCACCTGAACCATAACGGCACGTCGGCTGTGTACGGTCCGAGCAGCCGGCACGATGAGCTGCCTGCTGCTATCTGGTCACCAGGAGCTCAGCACTGCTCACCGGAGGACGCAG ATGCAGTCAGGAGCCAGCAGCAGGCCTGTCCGTTTTGCCACCGAATGTACGAACGAGGGGCTTCTTTGAGGGACCATGTCCGATACTGTCAGGAGCGGGAGGGGGGGCCCTTGCTCTGTCCTCTTTGTGGATACACTGCCCCCCTCAGGTCACAGATGGAGCGGCACCTAGCACTTCACAACCAAATGCAGGACAAG AGTGGCATCACTTTGGACCCTGGAATGGAGGCCAGGAAGTTCAAATGTCTGGAGTGTGGGAAAGCATTCAAGTACAAACACCACCTCAAAGAGCATCTTCGTATCCACAGTG GTGAGAAGCCCTACGAGTGCTCCAACTGCAAGAAACGTTTCTCTCACTCCGGCTCCTACAGCTCTCATTTAAGCAGTAAAAAGTGCCTGAACGGTGGAGGACATGTCGGGGGAGGCATGGGAAGTGCCGGCGGAGTGTTTAATGGACATGGACAAAACTCCTTCCACCACTTATTCCCTACGTCTCCCTCTGCTGGCGGAGGTAGATCCAGTAATGACAAGGGTGCAGTGTTTCCTTCTCAAAGCCAGGATCTTATCAGGTCTTTCGGTCAGATACCAGCAGATTCTCACCAGCTGTCAATGCAAGATGTCAACCAGAACACCACAAGCTTTCCCAGCACATCAGACCTGGCCAAACTGTGGGACTGTTCGCCAGAGCTCTCTCTGAAGGCCAGCATCCTGAAAGGGACAGCTCTGATGCCTTACCTCCACCCTGGGACCAAAATTGAGCAAATGCTtcaggagatgcttcacagggATGGAAAGATGAATGAAGAGATGGATAGGGCTGGTGTAGAGGAAAGAAGGGAGGTCAACAATGAAGGGATAGCTGAGAGGAAGGTGTCCCCTgacagaagaagagaaacagTGAGATCAAGTGAAGCGGATCAAGATCTTCTCAAGTTGACGTGCCGCTGGTGCTCACAGCTCTTTCCGAATGTTGCAGTGCTTCTGCAGCATAAATATAGTCTCTGTAAGGTCAACCGAGAAGCAGTTGAAGTGTCTGAGGGTTTTCGAAGGAAAGACCCGTCCTCGCCACCTTTATTCTATTCCAGATCTGCTCTCCAACCGGAAAACACCAAATTAAGTGAAGTAACCAATGGGTTCTCACCGTTACCAAAGCTCAGCTGGCACTCTGCACCACAACAACTTTTAGTTGCAATGCAGTCTCCTTCACCCCACCAAGATGCACTGCATTCACGTATGTACTTGTCCAGCCAGGAAAAGGGCAGCCCCAGTCAACTGATGCACCATTCCCCAGAAATGCCATCACCTCGGGGCAGAAGAAGAGTTTCCTCCTCGGGGTTGAGTTCACCTGCCCGTCTCAACGTCTCCAACTGCTCACCTGAAATCTCCTTGCAACAGAAAGAACCTGGGAGTCCCTGGTCTGCGCAGAATGAGCCGCTGGATCTTTCTATGCCCAAGCAGCTCTCAAAGCAAACGGAGAGAAGCAAAGTTCCCAATGGGATCTcagggagagaaaacaaaagagaccTCAGGATCCAGCAGCTTGGTAGACCAAGTCCAACATCACACCTTCCCCTGCACCAGTACCCAGTGTTCAGCGGGACTGGAGCGCCAGTGTTTCCAGGCTCTGTGTACAACGGGTTTCCCATCTTCAGCCAGTCTGGCATCGGGCTTTCAGTTCATGATGGGATGTTACCAGCTTCGTTCAGCCAGACAGCTAAAAGCCCCGGGTTTCTGCCTCCTGTGGCTTACATGATGGACACAGATGCAGAGGCCATGTTGAAAAAGATCTACCAGGAAAGACAAAATCTTATG GGTGAGGCTTTAAAACGTAGTGCTCTGGACTACCTCTCATTTGCTGATGATGGATTTGAGAGTGAAGGAGGGCCGGGAAGAAAGAGGCTGAAGAAAACAGACGAGGGTCTTTATGCCTGTGACATCTGTGAAAAAACCTTCCAGAAGAGCAGCTCATTGCTCCGACATAAATACGAGCACACAG GCAAGCGTCCTCATGAGTGCAAGATCTGCAACAAGGCTTTTAAGCACAAGCACCATCTGATCGAACACAGCCGACTGCACTCCGGAGAGAAACCCTACCAATGTGACAAGTGCGGCAAACGCTTCTCCCACTCGGGCTCTTACTCCCAGCACATGAACCACCGCTACGCATACTGCAGCAAAGACCAGGATCTTGACCAAGACCAGGAAGAGATGCCTCTCACCCCTCTGGTGGGCAGCCTGGCTGAAGACAAACCTCTGTCGGTGGAGGACGCTCAGACTGCCCACTCCTTCCTCAGCGACTCCAGTTTGGATGGAGCTCTGGATGCTCTCAAagaaggtgaggaagaggaagaacgAGTCGGTAAAACACACAGGAGTTTATTGGAAGCAGCAGATGAGCTGGGAAGTAGTTTCATCCAGGAATCCCCCACAGGAGAGGAGCAAAATGAGCGAAACGATTGTGAAGTAGGAAGCCGTATTAAAACTGAGAGCCACATCTGGGACAGAGACGCTGAGGACCAGAATGAAGACTTGAACAAATGTGAACTGAACCTGGATATAACAGGGTTACcaagaataaaaacttaa